A window from Cydia amplana chromosome 12, ilCydAmpl1.1, whole genome shotgun sequence encodes these proteins:
- the LOC134653159 gene encoding uncharacterized protein LOC134653159 yields MHFWIDKRSQCYTGRHRVPSSLSAGVGRSRGRVCVGARKGMAAPVHRFAAVDCPPRRPPRTHRHYGPPPMPPVHTSRRQNDEPSLYVEIPPEPPQPTIASLAAARSVTPDTLLRTAALGLHHSPMMAPHLKFGMLVSFALATVFLAGAKYYFDRQVARDSSAGAEVNVVVAAVSMACVCGVGCALSMCRAKPAPLAPPDRVSSTARRAAPPPREDPSPPTESGDELSLSALLERSGSSRNRSSSRSPAPEAPPPYHIAVLLPPRSPPPPAYSALRCGTRPRCRRWPGTCG; encoded by the exons ATGCATTTCTGGATAGACAAACGCAGCCAGTGCTACACCGGCCGCCACCGCGTGCCCTCATCTTTGTCAGCTG GGGTGGGGCGGTCGCGCGGTCGCGTGTGCGTGGGCGCGCGTAAGGGCATGGCAGCGCCCGTGCACCGCTTCGCGGCCGTCGACTGCCCGCCGCGCCGTCCGCCGCGCACGCACCGACACTATGG ACCCCCACCAATGCCGCCGGTACACACAAGCCGGCGTCAAAACGACGAGCCAAGCCTCTACGTCGAAATACCCCCCGAACCCCCTCAACCAACTATCGCAAGTCTCGCAGCCGCTAGAAGCGTAACCCCAGACACCCTACTAAGGACCGCAGCCCTAGGGCTCCACCACTCACCGATGATGGCCCCGCATTTGAAGTTTGGGATGCTGGTGTCGTTCGCGCTTGCTACGGTGTTCTTAGCTGGTGCCAAGTACTATTTCGATCGGCAG GTGGCACGCGACAGCTCGGCCGGCGCCGAAGTGAACGTGGTGGTGGCCGCCGTGTCGATGGCGTGCGTGTGCGGCGTGGGCTGCGCGCTGTCCATGTGCCGCGCCAAGCCCGCGCCGCTCGCGCCGCCCGACCGCGTCTCCTCcaccgcgcgccgcgccgcgccgccgccgagaGAGGACCCTTCC CCGCCCACGGAATCCGGCGACGAGCTCTCCCTCAGCGCTCTCCTGGAGCGTTCCGGCTCCTCGCGCAACCGCTCCAGCTCCCGCTCCCCCGCCCCCGAGGCGCCCCCGCCCTACCACATCGCCGTGCTGCTGCCCCCGCGCTCGCCGCCCCCGCCCGCCTACAGCGCGCTCAG
- the LOC134653180 gene encoding uncharacterized protein LOC134653180, giving the protein MLLGPQKSRVSENKYAKPYCQCFKKREPVPWKQVNPCSCGEDIEVREWKWQQPEESQSWVVFEDNQKQVTFHPFYSSGTAAVRGDTAFSRDHHYYWEIKMLTDTYGTDIMVGIGTDKVNIADSRFRFTSLLGEDEHSYGLSYKGAVRHDAKKADSPGFCRGSIVGVRVDMWQGTLEFYVNRKPQGISFYNLRRHQNLFPMVCSTAAQSTMRLIYAASWRASLLVDAAKILSASVSEEERARIPPGLWRLLKPHFWMLMPTEGELSNVLLDGAITIPMVCSTAAQSTMRLIYAASWRASLLVDAAKILSASVSEEERARIPPGLWRLLKPHFWMLMPTEGELSNVLLDGAITIPMVCSTAAQSTMRLIYAASWRASLLVDAAKILSASVSEEERARIPPGLWRLLKPHFWMLMPTEGELSNVLLDGAITIPMVCSTAAQATMRLIYAASWRVSLLVDAAKILSASVSEAERARIPPGLWRLLKPHFWMLMPTEDCLPDTSQQDSPMDFDEVSDSVLSALFPSPYMNGFYVDGVQPGYRLVVWEDTGIVN; this is encoded by the exons ATGTTGCTCGGACCACAAAAATCTAGAGTCAGTGAGAACAAATATGCCAAACCATACTGTCAGTGTTTCAAGAAACGTGAACCAGTGCCGTGGAAGCAGGTGAACCCGTGCTCATGTGGAGAGGACATTGAGG TACGCGAATGGAAATGGCAACAGCCCGAAGAGAGCCAGAGTTGGGTCGTGTTCGAAGACAACCAGAAGCAAGTCACGTTCCACCCGTTCTACAGTTCCGGTACAGCTGCGGTGCGAGGGGACACAGCTTTCAGCAGGGACCATCATTATTACTGGGAAATCAAGATGTTAACAGACACATATGGTACTGATATT ATGGTAGGCATCGGCACCGACAAAGTGAACATCGCCGACAGCCGCTTCAGGTTCACGTCCCTCCTGGGCGAGGACGAGCACTCCTACGGCCTGTCGTACAAAGGCGCCGTGCGACACGACGCGAAGAAGGCCGACAGCCCGGGCTTCTGTCGCGGCTCCATAGTTGGCGTGCGCGTGGACATGTGGCAGGGGACGCTGGAGTTCTACGTCAACAGGAAGCCGCAAG GCATATCCTTCTACAACCTCCGTCGCCATCAAAACCTTTTCCCCATGGTGTGTTCCACCGCGGCGCAGTCAACCATGCGACTGATATACGCGGCGTCCTGGCGTGCGTCGTTACTGGTCGACGCGGCGAAGATACTGTCAGCGTCAGTCAGTGAGGAAGAGAGGGCGAGAATACCGCCGGGGCTGTGGAGGCTGCTCAAGCCACACTTCTGGATGCTGATGCCTACTGAAGGTGAGTTGTCTAATGTGCTGCTCGATGGAGCTATAACTATACCCATGGTGTGTTCCACCGCGGCGCAGTCGACCATGCGACTGATATACGCGGCGTCTTGGCGTGCGTCGTTACTGGTCGACGCGGCGAAGATACTGTCAGCGTCAGTCAGTGAGGAAGAGAGGGCGAGAATACCGCCGGGGCTGTGGAGGCTGCTCAAGCCACACTTCTGGATGCTGATGCCTACTGAAGGTGAGTTGTCTAATGTGCTGCTCGATGGAGCTATAACTATACCCATGGTGTGTTCCACCGCGGCGCAGTCGACCATGCGACTGATATACGCGGCGTCTTGGCGTGCGTCGTTACTGGTCGACGCGGCGAAGATACTGTCAGCGTCAGTCAGTGAGGAAGAGAGGGCGAGAATACCGCCGGGGCTGTGGAGGCTGCTCAAGCCACACTTCTGGATGCTGATGCCTACTGAAGGTGAGTTGTCTAATGTGCTGCTCGATGGAGCTATAACTATACCCATGGTGTGTTCCACCGCGGCGCAGGCAACCATGCGACTGATATACGCGGCGTCCTGGCGGGTGTCATTACTGGTCGACGCGGCGAAGATACTGTCAGCGTCAGTCAGTGAGGCAGAACGAGCGAGGATACCGCCGGGGCTGTGGAGGCTGCTCAAGCCACACTTCTGGATGCTGATGCCTACTGAAG atTGCCTTCCCGACACATCTCAACAAGACTCTCCCATGGATTTTGATGAAGTCAGCGATAGCGTG CTGAGCGCACTGTTCCCAAGCCCGTACATGAACGGGTTTTACGTGGACGGCGTGCAACCCGGGTACCGTCTCGTCGTCTGGGAGGACACCGGCATCGTCAACTGA